From the Solanum pennellii chromosome 4, SPENNV200 genome, one window contains:
- the LOC107018050 gene encoding glucan endo-1,3-beta-glucosidase 3-like: MKSSMDFLVLLLLISHLVAFAFSANEEAFVGVNIGTDVSDMPSPAQVVALLKAQQIRHVRLFDADQAMLLALAHTEIRVIVSVPNDQLLGIGQSNSTAANWVSRNILSHVPATNITAIAIGSEVLTTLPNAAPLLVSAMKFIHSALVAANLDTKIKVSTPHSSFIILDSFPPSQAFFNRSLDTVMVPLLKFLQDTDSYFMLNVYPYYDYMKSNGVIALDYALFRPLPPNKEAVDSNTLLHYTNVFDAVVDAAYFSMSYLNFTNIPVMVTESGWPSKADSTEPDATLDNANTYNSNLIRHVLNNTGTPKHPGIAVSTYIYELYNEDLRPGSISEKNWGLFDSNGVPVYIMHLTGSGTVLANDTTNQTYCVAKENADKKMVQAALDWACGPGKVDCTPLLQENPCYDPNTVFAHASYAFDAYYHKMGMADGTCNFNGVAKVTTTDPSHGSCIYPGSGGRNGTFTNSSSVAPSSDSASGCHSQYSHDVHTLSHSLIVGLLTLLTAASL, from the exons ATGAAGAGCTCAATGGATTTTCTTGTTCTACTTCTTTTGATTTCACATTTAGTAGCTTTTGCCTTTTCTGCTAATGAAG AGGCTTTCGTTGGTGTAAACATTGGAACTGATGTCTCTGACATGCCCAGTCCAGCTCAGGTGGTGGCTCTCCTCAAAGCACAGCAGATTCGGCATGTCAGGCTATTTGATGCTGACCAAGCTATGCTACTTGCACTTGCTCATACCGAAATCCGCGTCATTGTTTCTGTACCAAATGATCAGCTCTTAGGAATTGGTCAGTCGAATTCCACTGCTGCCAATTGGGTTTCCCGGAATATCCTCTCTCATGTTCCTGCCACCAACATCACAGCCATCGCCATCGGTTCTGAAGTCCTTACCACTCTTCCTAATGCTGCTCCTCTCTTGGTCTCTGCCATGAAATTTATTCACTCTGCCCTTGTTGCTGCTAATCTCGACACTAAGATAAAAGTCTCCACCCCTCATTCGTCTTTTATCATCCTCGACTCATTTCCACCCTCACAAGCTTTCTTCAATCGATCATTAGATACTGTCATGGTTCCGTTGCTCAAATTTCTACAGGACACCGATTCCTATTTCATGCTCAACGTATATCCATACTATGATTATATGAAATCCAATGGTGTGATCGCGTTGGACTATGCTCTCTTTCGCCCCCTCCCACCTAACAAGGAGGCTGTTGATTCTAACACACTCCTCCACTATACTAATGTATTTGATGCGGTTGTTGATGCAGCATATTTTTCTATGTCCTACTTGAACTTCACTAACATTCCTGTTATGGTAACAGAGTCAGGTTGGCCATCTAAGGCTGACTCCACTGAGCCGGACGCCACTCTTGACAATGCTAATACTTATAATAGTAACTTGATTAGGCATGTTCTTAACAACACTGGGACTCCCAAGCATCCTGGGATTGCAGTTAGTACGTACATTTATGAGCTTTACAACGAAGATCTCAGACCTGGTTCTATATCTGAGAAGAACTGGGGGCTTTTTGATTCCAATGGAGTCCCAGTTTATATCATGCACTTGACAGGATCTGGAACGGTGTTGGCCAATGACACTACAAACCAAACCTATTGTGTTGCAAAGGAAAATGCGGATAAAAAAATGGTGCAAGCTGCACTTGATTGGGCTTGTGGACCGGGGAAAGTTGACTGTACTCCTTTGTTGCAAGAAAATCCTTGCTATGACCCAAATACTGTGTTTGCTCATGCATCATATGCTTTTGATGCGTATTATCACAAGATGGGCATGGCCGATGGAACTTGCAACTTCAATGGGGTTGCTAAAGTCACTACCACTGATCCTA GTCATGGTTCTTGTATATATCCAGGAAG TGGAGGGAGAAATGGCACCTTCACGAATAGCTCCTCGGTTGCTCCATCATCAGATTCAGCATCTGGCTGTCACTCACAATATTCCCACGACGTTCATACTTTGTCTCACTCTCTAATTGTTGGTTTGTTGACACTCTTGACTGCAGCTTCCTTGTAG
- the LOC107017410 gene encoding uncharacterized protein LOC107017410, with protein MALEWVILGYAAAAEAVMVILLTLPGTYPLRKGLLSVTRNLLKPFLSVVPFCLFLLLDIYWKYETRPKCKSAESCTPTELMRHQKSIVKSQRNALLIASALMFYWLLYSVTRLVTRVELLNQRVEKLKNQE; from the coding sequence ATGGCATTAGAATGGGTAATTCTAGGCTATGCTGCAGCAGCAGAAGCAGTTATGGTAATACTTTTGACTCTTCCGGGTACATATCCGTTACGTAAAGGTTTACTATCCGTAACTCGAAATCTCCTAAAACCATTTCTTTCTGTAGTTCcgttttgtttgtttttgttgttggatATTTATTGGAAGTACGAGACTCGGCCGAAGTGTAAATCGGCCGAGTCTTGTACTCCCACGGAACTGATGAGGCATCAGAAATCGATCGTGAAGAGCCAGCGTAACGCGCTGTTGATCGCGTCAGCGTTGATGTTTTACTGGCTGCTTTATTCTGTGACTAGGTTGGTTACTCGTGTGGAACTATTGAATCAACGGgttgaaaaattgaagaatcaAGAATAA